The Cherax quadricarinatus isolate ZL_2023a chromosome 81, ASM3850222v1, whole genome shotgun sequence genome includes a region encoding these proteins:
- the LOC138855121 gene encoding LOW QUALITY PROTEIN: kinesin-like protein KIF14 (The sequence of the model RefSeq protein was modified relative to this genomic sequence to represent the inferred CDS: inserted 4 bases in 3 codons; substituted 1 base at 1 genomic stop codon), giving the protein MEGAIPSPVFFDSGTVHSFSYDHCFNSSDPLDPLYASQEAIYVTVAQPLLEKAYESYNTCLFAYGQTGSGKSYAMLGDDLYSESELEVPSAAGIIPRFCRDLLNRADYLHSFNPPEGQLPQSRIEVELSYIKIYNERIYNLLASGERGTDCREALRVREHPKDGPYVEGVARHLVSSYDHLQTWLLLGNKEHSIAATGVNEKSSRSHAVFTIKLTHIQVEDVQGEQLESSKVSIINLVDLAVSERVATAQSQGDRLKEGVCINKSLLTLGKVITALAESEGRRRPFIPYRESVLTYLLKESLGGNSRTAMIATVSPCNIYLEETLSTLRYAQQTRKIVNHNYINEDPTAVIIRSLKEEVERLRLQHLSRNSCQLFYGETLADEEQLDRDGATDKEKDLLERENAINQKEIENNIAIQYKEEEIEALREQLRFQQLQCEQFLTENNRSLEQRLEEAEAQRQQAVESLHRLGIATEKETGPVLINPSEDSQLSETLSYKLKNGITSLGRSNSDLTLRGLHTDNVHCSIKNENGDLQLLPEAGRDTYVNGKLISSPHTLHHNDRLVLAGIYYFRFGSIVKGRDSNRETSKKMDFYFTKEELLKEQERRLQKEAEIAIAASKAEMEQEMCRQRDQLMRDTKEAQSQLISKQQLVCELEGTXKLETEKQLLEEQILRGRKNNKSLDMSLPSTGFPNSQLLKEVQAVFNESVQEIRKDFTQLYPPMLRFQIKEANEICKKLKNPYEFTLQEVLTESGLEVIVLIKDLQHLMTATLTLDAFQEKLQILRDIVQNEEYDEAFEASLHWEHTEDVSCVPGFINKLLDCPSLHTLNSSLNCSMSSTSLFLSPSNSTRRKSSMLYEGERCTSNSESSSCHGSVTVAAAILWPLTNLPQSYTSCSPLTTALNAVADLHEATQHIRDHITEPGHTLSDDNLSKQFIRLYHSSQTTINSLLAVANTENLTKCVEGGQLQEKLRRASAKITNVTCRLFQGAKNEVDSLMEEESSTLISLAQTLVDDIAKLALFATTRVPTNTNSXPGGLLSKKFTDGLKSGLDLLVIISGKIASNSTVLLAANQEEQDSSQGSQNLSAAAHSATFAIAAFLKKFSQLNATLQYDENLPDDEKMSKIVSWVNSVESASDTITQLTAAILVIVNQVTLSQQGKFNVNEFECTIKELKRRLKELMKFAGLSLMPIEGLDNISLSSTSDLENSRELMDNLLTXSIREVEGLKNTLNNFNKSLTLRELKSNTFRCNKKLVTRWPRNSKEYQQHLENLQHKSGMKSSLXCSSEAPIEEKRVRSDISSASVSSVSGLEETDTVDA; this is encoded by the exons TGATAGTGGCACCGTTCACTCCTTCAGCTACGACCACTGTTTTAACTCCAGTGATCCATTGGATCCTCTGTATGCTTCACAAGAAGCCATATATGTTACTGTAGCACAACCTCTCTTGGAGAAGGCATATGAAAGTTACAACACTTGCCTTTTTGCATATGGCCAAACTGGCTCTGGGAAGAGTTATGCGATGTTGGGAGATGATTTATACAGTGAATCTGAATTAGAAGTTCCTTCAGCTGCTGGCATTATCCCTCGCTTCTGTCGGGACCTTCTGAACCGAGCTGATTATTTGCATTCTTTTAACCCACCCGAAGGCCAGCTACCACAGTCTCGCATTGAAGTGGAGCTCAGTTACATCAAGATATACAATGAgcgtatatataatttattagcAAGTGGAGAACGTGGAACAGATTGCCGCGAGGCTCTAAGAGTTCGGGAACACCCTAAAGATGGTCCCTATGTGGAAGGGGTTGCTCGTCATTTGGTGTCATCTTACGACCATCTTCAGACATGGTTGTTGTTGGGAAATAAGGAGCATTCCATTGCCGCAACTGGTGTCAATGAGAAATCATCTCGTTCTCATGCTGTCTTCACTATCAAACTAACCCACATACAGGTAGAAGATGTTCAGGGTGAGCAGCTGGAGAGCAGTAAGGTGAGCATCATCAATCTGGTGGATCTGGCTGttagtgagcgtgttgcaacagCACAGTCACAAGGAGACAGACTCAAGGAGGGAGTATGCATAAATAAATCCCTTTTAACCCTTGGGAAAGTTATCACTGCTCTTGCAGAGAGTGAAGGACGACGAAGACCATTCATTCCATACAGGGAGTCAGTACTGACTTACCTGTTAAAGGAATCTCTTGGGGGCAACTCTAGGACTGCAATGATTGCTACAGTTTCCCCTTGTAATATCTACCTGGAAGAAACTTTGTCTACACTCCGATATGCTCAACAAACTCGTAAAATAGTTAACCATAACTACATCAATGAAGATCCTACAGCTGTGATTATTAGATCTTTAAAAGAGGAAGTTGAACGTCTTCGCCTGCAGCACTTAAGCAGAAACTCTTGTCAACTCTTTTATGGGGAAACTTTGGCAGATGAAGAGCAACTTGATCGAGATGGAGCAACTGATAAAGAAAAAGATCTCCTGGAAAGGGAGAATGCCATCAACCAAAAGGAAATAGAAAATAACATAGcaatccaatacaaagaggaagaaaTAGAAGCGTTAAGGGAACAGCTACGATTCCAACAGTTGCAGTGCGAACAGTTTCTCACTGAGAATAATAGAAGTCTGGAGCAGCGGCTTGAAGAAGCAGAGGCTCAGCGACAGCAAGCTGTGGAAAGTCTGCATCGACTTGGAATTGCAACTGAGAAGGAGACAGGTCCAGTGCTGATCAACCCAAGTGAGGATTCACAACTTTCAGAGACCCTCTCATATAAGCTTAAAAATGGAATCACTTCTCTTGGTCGCTCCAACAGTGATCTCACCCTCCGTGGACTCCACACAGATAATGTTCATTGTTCCATAAAGAATGAAAATGGTGATCTGCAACTACTTCCAGAGGCAGGCAGAGATACATATGTCAATGGCAAATTAATATCCTCTCCTCACACGCTGCATCACAACGATCGACTGGTGCTTGCTGGCATTTACTACTTCCGATTCGGCAGTATAGTTAAAGGCAGAGATTCTAACCGGGAGACTTCAAAGAAGATGGATTTTTACTTTACAAAAGAGGAGCTTTTAAAGGAGCAAGAACGAAGGTTGCAAAAGGAAGCGGAGATTGCTATTGCTGCCAGTAAAGCTGAAATGGAGCAAGAAATGTGTCGCCAGAGAGATCAGCTGATGCGTGATACTAAAGAAGCTCAGAGTCAGCTTATCAGCAAACAACAGTTGGTGTGCGAGTTGGAAGGAA CAAAACTAGAGACTGAAAAGCAGCTACTGGAGGAGCAGATCTTAAGAGGCAGAAAAAATAATAAGAGTCTCGACATGTCTCTTCCATCAACAGGATTTCCAAACTCTCAGTTATTGAAAGAGGTGCAAGCAGTGTTCAATGAGTCTGTTCAAGAAATAAGAAAGGACTTTACCCAACTCTATCCTCCCATGCTCAGATTTCAGATAAAAGAAGCCAATGAAATTTGCAAGAAGCTGAAGAACCCATATGAATTCACACTACAAGAAGTTTTGACAGAGTCCGGCCTTGAGGTAATAGTATTGATTAAGGACCTGCAGCACCTGATGACAGCCACACTCACCCTAGATGCCTTCCAGGAAAAGCTACAGATTTTGCGTGATATTGTCCAGAATGAAGAATATGATGAAGCATTTGAGGCCAGCCTACATTGGGAGCACACTGAGGATGTGAGCTGTGTTCCTGGGTTTATCAACAAGTTACTAGATTGCCCATCTCTCCATACACTGAATTCCTCCCTGAATTGTTCAATGAGTTCAACCTCATTATTCCTCTCTCCTTCAAACTCTACCAGGAGGAAGAGTAGCATGTTGTATGAAGGAGAACGTTGCACAAGTAACAGTGAAAGCAGTTCGTGTCATGGTTCTGTAACAGTAGCGGCAGCAATCCTCTGGCCCCTTACAAATTTGCCCCAGTCTTATACTTCATGTTCCCCACTTACTACTGCTTTAAATGCTGTTGCTGACTTGCATGAGGCTACACAGCACATCAGAGATCACATAACAGAGCCAGGCCACACACTATCAGATGACAATCTTAGCAAGCAGTTCATTCGCTTGTATCATTCAAGCCAAACAACAATTAACAGTTTGTTAGCTGTAGCTAATACTGAAAATTTAACAAAGTGTGTGGAAGGTGGGCAGTTGCAAGAGAAGCTGCGACGGGCTTCAGCCAAGATCACCAATGTTACTTGCAGACTCTTCCAGGGTGCAAAGAATGAAGTAGACAGTCTGATGGAAGAAGAAAGTAGCACCTTGATATCACTTGCACAGACACTTGTGGATGATATTGCAAAGTTGGCACTCTTCGCTACCACTCGTGTACCAACGAACACTAATT AACCAGGAGGGTTGTTGTCCAAGAAATTCACAGATGGGTTAAAAAGTGGACTTGATTTGTTGGTTATAATTTCTGGTAAAATAGCCAGTAATTCCACGGTACTCCTGGCTGCCAACCAGGAAGAACAAGACAGTTCTCAAGGCTCACAGAATCTTTCAGCAGCTGCTCACTCGGCCACATTTGCCATTGCTGCCTTTCTGAAGAAGTTTTCACAACTCAATGCTACCTTGCAGTATGATGAAAACTTGCCGGACGATGAAAAGATGAGCAAAATTGTGTCCTGGGTAAATAGTGTAGAATCTGCATCAGACACAATCACCCAGCTCACAGCAGCGATCTTAGTCATTGTGAATCAAGTTACATTATCACAACAAGGTAAATTTAATGTGAATGAGTTTGAGTGTACTATTAAAGAACTGAAGAGAAGACTGAAGGAGTTAATGAAGTTTGCTGGTCTTAGTCTAATGCCAATTGAGGGGTTAGAtaacatctctctctcctctacctctgATCTGGAAAACAGCAGAGAGTTAATGGATAACCTACTTAC GTCTATTCGTGAAGTTGAAGGCCTTAAAAATACTTTAAATAACTTTAACAAATCGCTAACACTCAGAGAATTAAAAAGCAATACCTTCAGATGTAATAAAAAACTTGTGACTCGGTGGCCAAGAAACAGTAAAGAATACCAACAACACTTGGAAAATTTGCAGCACAAGTCTGGGATGAAGAGCTCTCTATGATGTTCTTCAGAAGCTCCCATAGAAGAAAAGCGGGTTAGATCTGACATAAGCTCTGCTTCAGTTTCATCAGTCAGTGGCTTGGAAGAAACAGACACTGTTGATGCCTAA